A genomic region of Roseateles amylovorans contains the following coding sequences:
- a CDS encoding SIS domain-containing protein has product MTLLHLDPSDLDRRGAPHTAREIAQQPAVWAAVHALVQRDRPALDAFLAPLLALPDLRIVLTGAGSSAFIGQCLAPALLQQLGARADGRGLRVEAVATTDIVSNPAQCLPPGVPTLLVSFARSGNSPESLAAVELADQVVGNCHHLVVTCAQEGTLNRRLSGQPRAHVLLLPDETHDRAFAMTSSFTGMLLAAAWAFNLPLPPVSALGAAAEQLLATQGDRLTTLAAQPFERVVVLGSNGLQGLAREAALKILELTDGQLVALADSPLGFRHGPKTVLNDRTLVLILLSNDRYTRRYDLDLLRELRREGRARVVALGTASPAGADEAAELGNDDVTLTLPPSASDLGLAPVALVFGQCLALLASLRLGITPDNPSASGTVTRVVSGVIIHPLDPSQA; this is encoded by the coding sequence ATGACTTTGCTCCACCTCGACCCTTCCGACCTGGACCGTCGCGGCGCGCCCCACACCGCCCGCGAGATCGCCCAGCAGCCCGCCGTCTGGGCGGCGGTTCATGCCCTGGTGCAGCGGGATCGTCCGGCGCTGGACGCCTTCCTGGCGCCGCTGCTGGCCCTGCCGGACCTGCGCATCGTGCTCACCGGCGCGGGCAGCTCGGCCTTCATCGGGCAATGCCTGGCCCCGGCCCTGCTGCAGCAACTGGGTGCGCGCGCGGACGGCCGTGGCCTGCGGGTGGAAGCGGTGGCCACCACCGACATCGTCTCCAACCCCGCGCAATGCCTGCCCCCGGGCGTGCCGACGCTGCTGGTGTCCTTCGCCCGCTCGGGCAACAGTCCCGAGAGCCTGGCGGCGGTCGAACTGGCGGATCAGGTGGTGGGGAACTGCCATCACCTGGTCGTCACCTGCGCACAGGAGGGCACGCTCAATCGCCGGCTGAGCGGACAGCCGCGTGCCCATGTCCTGCTGCTGCCGGACGAGACCCATGACCGCGCCTTTGCGATGACCTCCAGCTTCACCGGCATGCTGCTGGCCGCCGCCTGGGCCTTCAACCTGCCCCTGCCGCCGGTGAGCGCGCTGGGCGCCGCCGCCGAGCAACTGCTGGCCACGCAGGGCGACCGGCTGACCACCCTCGCCGCCCAGCCCTTCGAGCGCGTGGTGGTGCTGGGCAGCAACGGCTTGCAAGGCCTGGCCCGCGAGGCCGCCCTGAAAATCCTGGAGCTGACCGATGGCCAGTTGGTCGCGCTGGCGGACTCGCCGCTGGGATTCCGCCATGGTCCGAAAACGGTGCTGAACGACCGCACGCTGGTGCTGATCCTGCTGTCCAACGACCGCTACACCCGCCGCTATGACCTGGACCTGCTGCGAGAACTGCGTCGGGAGGGCCGCGCACGGGTGGTCGCCCTGGGCACCGCCTCCCCCGCAGGCGCCGATGAAGCGGCGGAGCTTGGCAACGACGACGTGACGCTCACGCTCCCCCCGTCGGCCTCCGACCTGGGCCTGGCGCCGGTCGCGCTGGTCTTCGGTCAGTGCCTGGCGCTGCTGGCCTCGCTGCGGCTCGGCATCACGCCGGACAATCCGAGCGCCTCCGGCACCGTCACCCGTGTGGTGAGCGGCGTCATCATCCATCCCCTCGACCCATCCCAGGCTTGA
- a CDS encoding N-acetylglucosamine kinase gives MSGVFLGIDGGGTKTSFLLLDASGQRLAHHLAPTSYYLEIGFDALRALLRDGVTATLRQAGLRTDQVTATFAGLPAHGEDSRLLPAFDALLADLLPRSRIGNDMICSWAGSLAGADGISLVAGTGSIAYGEWAGRGARCGGWGEVFGDEGSAYWLAREGLALFSRMADGRAAPGPLLALVRSHFQLEHDLDLCAHVNGEAARSRLAQLARLVTAAAAEGDDQANALIIRAADELAALAAGVASQLTIPAQATVPVSYSGGLFETGERLTSPLRAALARRLPAAELQTPRFGPELGAAMAAARWSGHAIDLSSLESD, from the coding sequence ATGAGCGGCGTGTTCCTCGGCATTGACGGTGGTGGCACCAAGACCTCTTTCCTGCTGCTGGACGCATCAGGGCAGCGGCTGGCCCATCATCTCGCGCCCACCAGCTACTACCTGGAGATCGGCTTCGACGCCCTGCGCGCGCTGCTGCGCGATGGCGTCACCGCCACGCTGCGACAGGCGGGACTGCGCACCGATCAGGTGACCGCGACTTTCGCCGGCCTGCCCGCCCATGGCGAAGACAGCCGGCTGCTGCCCGCATTCGACGCACTGCTGGCGGACCTGCTGCCCCGCAGCCGCATCGGCAACGACATGATCTGCAGTTGGGCGGGATCGCTGGCCGGCGCCGACGGCATCAGCCTGGTGGCCGGCACCGGATCCATTGCCTATGGGGAATGGGCCGGACGCGGCGCGCGCTGCGGCGGCTGGGGCGAAGTCTTCGGCGACGAAGGTTCGGCCTATTGGCTGGCGCGCGAAGGGCTGGCCCTGTTCTCGCGCATGGCTGACGGACGTGCAGCACCGGGACCGCTGCTGGCGCTGGTGCGCAGCCACTTCCAGCTCGAGCACGACCTGGACCTCTGCGCCCATGTGAATGGCGAGGCCGCACGCAGCCGACTGGCTCAACTGGCACGCCTGGTGACGGCCGCCGCCGCCGAGGGCGACGATCAGGCCAACGCCCTGATCATCCGCGCGGCCGATGAACTGGCCGCACTCGCGGCCGGCGTGGCGTCGCAGCTGACGATTCCGGCGCAAGCCACGGTGCCTGTCTCCTACAGTGGCGGTCTGTTCGAAACCGGAGAGCGCCTGACGAGCCCGCTGCGGGCCGCCCTCGCCCGCCGGCTGCCCGCCGCCGAACTCCAGACGCCGCGTTTCGGCCCGGAACTGGGGGCGGCGATGGCGGCGGCGCGGTGGTCCGGTCACGCGATCGATCTGTCGTCACTCGAAAGCGATTGA
- a CDS encoding DeoR/GlpR family DNA-binding transcription regulator, whose product MSATTATSPSADKHEASLLIDERRRLIREQVQTQGRVTVDELAERFGISVVTIRSDLNALASSGALLRTHGGALAHRDTEEVPISVKQKLHHEQKVRIATEAARLIRDGETILLDSGSTTEEIAKQIRGLRLQSLNVITNALNIAVLLATVPNVHVIMPGGLLRTNSYSLSGPQAVTALQSLYADRLFLGVDSLDPEIGLMTPHLLEAQLNAQMMKIARQVIAVADASKLLKRNLSVIAPVEQLDLLITDSEADPAIVAELRRRGVDVVLA is encoded by the coding sequence ATGAGCGCCACGACTGCCACCAGCCCTTCCGCCGACAAGCACGAGGCCTCGCTCCTGATCGACGAGCGCCGACGGCTGATCCGCGAGCAGGTCCAGACGCAGGGCCGCGTCACCGTGGATGAGCTGGCGGAACGCTTCGGCATTTCCGTGGTGACCATCCGCAGCGACCTCAATGCGCTGGCCTCCAGCGGCGCGCTGCTGCGCACCCACGGCGGCGCGCTGGCCCATCGCGACACCGAAGAAGTGCCGATCAGCGTGAAGCAGAAGCTGCATCACGAGCAGAAGGTGCGGATTGCCACCGAGGCCGCCCGGCTGATCCGCGATGGCGAGACCATCCTGCTGGACTCTGGCAGCACCACCGAAGAAATCGCCAAGCAGATCCGCGGCCTGCGGCTGCAGTCACTCAATGTGATCACCAATGCGCTGAACATCGCGGTGCTGCTCGCCACGGTGCCCAATGTGCATGTGATCATGCCCGGCGGTCTGCTGCGGACCAACTCGTATTCGCTCTCCGGTCCGCAAGCCGTGACGGCGCTGCAGAGCCTGTATGCCGACCGCCTCTTCCTGGGGGTCGACAGCCTGGATCCGGAGATCGGCCTGATGACGCCGCATCTGCTGGAAGCGCAATTGAATGCGCAGATGATGAAGATCGCGCGTCAGGTGATCGCGGTGGCCGATGCCTCCAAGCTGCTCAAGCGCAACCTGTCGGTGATTGCGCCGGTGGAGCAACTGGACCTGCTGATCACCGACAGCGAGGCCGATCCCGCGATCGTGGCCGAGCTGCGCCGCCGCGGCGTGGACGTCGTGCTGGCCTGA
- a CDS encoding ChaN family lipoprotein: MNLAPLRFPLLPVFAFACAWALWLSGCASPMSAASPTLAVPAAASTDSAKPSTPASPSPSSPSSAASRSSATFVLLGELHDNPDHHRARAAQLRQWVAQEPRTVVVFEQIGRAQDAAVAQVRRAQPNDLEAALQAAQFDRKAWGWPLHQPLFEAVIQSGAELRGGNLDRDQVRRIVREGDGAWPADLLALRARTPWTEAQQQVLRKDIQEGHCGVMPEAMLPGMVQAQRARDAAMAQAMLTAQAQGAKRVVLIAGNGHVRRDVAVPVYLQAAGVPATDIDAVGYLEAGGPEAAGGYDRVERAVAPPREDPCAAFKR; this comes from the coding sequence ATGAACCTTGCTCCGCTCCGCTTCCCGTTGTTGCCGGTCTTCGCCTTCGCCTGCGCGTGGGCGTTGTGGCTGTCTGGCTGTGCATCGCCGATGTCCGCGGCGTCGCCGACGCTGGCCGTGCCTGCTGCAGCGTCCACCGATTCCGCCAAGCCATCGACACCGGCTTCACCATCGCCTTCATCGCCTTCATCGGCTGCTTCTCGCTCATCCGCGACCTTCGTCCTGCTCGGCGAGCTTCACGACAACCCTGATCATCACCGTGCCCGCGCGGCGCAACTGCGTCAGTGGGTGGCGCAAGAGCCGCGGACCGTGGTGGTCTTCGAGCAGATCGGTCGAGCGCAGGATGCAGCGGTCGCGCAAGTGCGGCGTGCGCAACCGAATGACCTCGAGGCCGCGCTGCAGGCGGCCCAGTTCGATCGCAAGGCCTGGGGATGGCCGCTGCATCAGCCTTTGTTCGAGGCCGTGATCCAGTCCGGCGCCGAACTGCGTGGCGGCAACCTCGATCGTGATCAGGTGCGGCGCATCGTGCGCGAGGGCGATGGCGCCTGGCCGGCCGACCTGCTGGCGCTGCGTGCCCGCACGCCCTGGACCGAGGCCCAGCAGCAGGTGCTGCGAAAGGACATTCAGGAGGGCCACTGCGGTGTAATGCCCGAAGCCATGCTGCCAGGCATGGTGCAGGCCCAGCGGGCGCGGGACGCCGCGATGGCGCAGGCGATGCTCACGGCCCAGGCCCAAGGCGCGAAGCGGGTGGTGCTGATCGCGGGCAACGGCCATGTGCGCCGCGATGTCGCGGTGCCGGTCTATCTGCAGGCCGCCGGGGTGCCCGCCACGGACATCGATGCCGTTGGCTACCTGGAGGCCGGCGGACCGGAAGCGGCGGGCGGCTATGACCGGGTCGAACGCGCCGTCGCGCCACCACGTGAGGACCCCTGCGCCGCGTTCAAGCGCTGA
- a CDS encoding S49 family peptidase, with protein sequence MTQDQHPFPPPIPDATRRPEDMFDAASAPPPAAAPARPYDAVIEQFAHDYLRDRRSERRWRTFFRLIWVGLFVLLVWGLVSQRHHTATTTGPHTALVEVRGEIAADTEASAELIVSALKAAFEDPNSAAVVLRVNSPGGSPVQAGIVNDELKRLKALHGKKVYVVVEEICASGAYYIAAGADEIYVDKASIVGSIGVLMDGFGFTELMKKVGVERRLMTAGENKGMLDPFSPVTPKQQAYAQAMLDQIHQQFIAVVREGRGKRLKESPEMFSGLFWNGEQAVEMGLADGTGNLDFVAREVIKAEEVVDYTPRDNVAERLAKRFGAAMGAGAIKAMREIGHLR encoded by the coding sequence ATGACCCAAGACCAACACCCGTTCCCGCCACCGATTCCCGACGCCACACGCCGCCCGGAAGACATGTTTGATGCCGCGTCGGCCCCGCCGCCCGCCGCTGCGCCTGCGCGCCCGTACGACGCGGTGATCGAGCAGTTCGCCCATGACTATCTGCGCGACCGCCGCAGCGAGCGTCGCTGGCGGACCTTCTTCCGCCTGATCTGGGTGGGCCTGTTCGTGCTGCTGGTCTGGGGCCTGGTCTCGCAGCGTCATCACACCGCCACCACCACCGGCCCTCATACCGCCTTGGTGGAAGTGCGCGGCGAAATCGCGGCCGACACCGAGGCCAGTGCCGAGCTCATCGTCTCCGCCCTCAAGGCGGCGTTCGAGGACCCGAACAGCGCCGCGGTGGTGCTGCGCGTCAACTCCCCCGGCGGCAGCCCGGTGCAGGCGGGCATCGTCAATGACGAGCTCAAGCGGCTCAAGGCGCTGCACGGCAAGAAGGTCTATGTGGTGGTGGAGGAGATCTGCGCCTCCGGGGCCTACTACATCGCCGCCGGTGCCGATGAGATCTATGTCGACAAGGCCTCGATCGTCGGCAGCATCGGTGTGCTGATGGACGGCTTCGGCTTCACCGAGCTGATGAAGAAGGTCGGCGTCGAGCGCCGCCTGATGACCGCCGGTGAGAACAAGGGCATGCTCGATCCCTTCTCGCCGGTGACGCCCAAGCAGCAGGCCTATGCGCAGGCGATGCTGGATCAGATCCATCAGCAGTTCATCGCCGTGGTGCGCGAGGGCCGCGGCAAGCGCCTGAAGGAATCGCCGGAGATGTTCTCCGGATTGTTCTGGAATGGCGAGCAGGCGGTGGAGATGGGTCTGGCCGACGGCACCGGCAACCTGGACTTTGTCGCCCGCGAGGTGATCAAGGCCGAAGAGGTGGTCGACTACACCCCGCGCGACAACGTGGCGGAACGTCTGGCCAAGCGCTTCGGCGCCGCCATGGGCGCCGGGGCGATCAAGGCGATGCGCGAGATCGGCCACCTCCGCTGA